A genomic window from Diospyros lotus cultivar Yz01 chromosome 2, ASM1463336v1, whole genome shotgun sequence includes:
- the LOC127794511 gene encoding pentatricopeptide repeat-containing protein At1g08070, chloroplastic-like encodes MAIPLSILPAKNLATIIPQFPENPKTLILEQCKTIKDLNQIHAHLIKNRLLHDPGVAENLLESAAILAPEPMDYAVSIFDKLEEPNSPAYNIMIRGFTLKQSPNEAVLLFKEMCERSARPDGFTFPCVLKACSRLQALKEGEQIHAQLWKLGFGSNGFVENSLIHLYATCGEVGVARRLFDGMSERGIITWNSMFAGYSKSGYWQEVMRLFHEMLEMDVEFDEVTLVCVLTACGRLADIELGEWIGEYVEANGLSGNPTLMTSLVDMYAKCGHVDKARNLFDQMPRKDVVAWSAMISGYNQASRCRDALELFHEMQKANAEPNEVTMVSVLCSCTVLGAVETGKWVHSYIKKKRMKLTVTLGTALVDFYAKCGSVESAIEVFRNMPLRNVLSWTVLIQCLASNGQGKRAIKFFNLMLEKNIPPNDVTFISVLRACSHTGLVDEGRRLFVSMSRDFGIEPRIEHYGCMVDILGRAGLIEEAYQFIEDMPIKPNAIIWRTLLASCRVHKNIEIGEESLKNVVRLEPAHSGDYILLSNIYASVGRWEDASRVRTQMREKGIEKIPGCSVIELDGVVHEFFAEDNVHPDSEEVYYATENMMKEIKLAGYVPNTSEARLDAEEDDKETSVSHHSEKLAIAFGLIRTCPGTTIRISKNLRICCDCHNATKMASKVFSREIVVRDRNRFHHFKDGSCSCNDYW; translated from the coding sequence ATGGCCATCCCACTGTCCATCCTTCCCGCGAAAAACTTGGCAACTATCATCCCCCAGTTTCCGGagaaccctaaaaccctaattCTGGAACAATGCAAGACCATCAAAGATCTCAACCAAATCCACGCCCATCTCATCAAAAACCGCCTCCTTCACGACCCCGGCGTCGCCGAAAACCTCCTCGAGTCCGCCGCCATCCTTGCCCCGGAGCCCATGGACTATGCCGTCTCCATTTTCGACAAACTCGAGGAGCCCAATTCACCGGCTTATAACATCATGATCAGAGGCTTCACATTGAAGCAGTCTCCCAATGAAGCTGTTCTTTTGTTCAAGGAGATGTGCGAAAGGTCCGCTCGACCCGATGGATTCACTTTCCCTTGTGTTTTGAAGGCTTGTTCTAGGCTACAAGCTTTGAAGGAGGGCGAGCAGATCCACGCCCAATTATGGAAATTGGGATTTGGGTCGAACGGGTTTGTTGAGAATTCCTTGATTCATCTGTATGCGACTTGTGGTGAAGTAGGAGTTGCCCGCCGCCTGTTCGACGGAATGTCTGAGAGGGGTATTATTACGTGGAATTCGATGTTTGCAGGGTACAGTAAGAGTGGTTATTGGCAGGAGGTTATGAGACTATTCCATGAGATGCTGGAAATGGATGTGGAGTTTGATGAGGTTACTCTGGTTTGTGTTTTGACTGCGTGTGGAAGGTTGGCTGATATAGAATTGGGCGAATGGATCGGTGAGTATGTCGAGGCAAATGGTCTAAGTGGGAATCCTACTTTGATGACTTCACTTGTTGATATGTATGCAAAATGTGGTCATGTGGATAAAGCGCGGAACTTGTTTGATCAGATGCCCCGGAAGGATGTTGTCGCGTGGAGTGCCATGATCTCTGGTTATAACCAAGCAAGCCGATGCAGGGATGCGCTTGAACTGTTTCATGAAATGCAAAAGGCCAATGCAGAACCAAATGAGGTCACTATGGTTAGTGTTCTTTGTTCCTGTACTGTTCTTGGAGCTGTGGAAACCGGTAAATGGGTGCATTCCtacataaagaagaagaggatgaagCTCACTGTGACCCTTGGAACCGCGCTCGTGGATTTCTATGCGAAATGTGGGTCTGTCGAGAGTGCAATAGAGGTGTTCAGAAATATGCCTTTGAGGAATGTTTTGTCATGGACCGTGTTGATTCAATGCCTTGCTAGCAATGGACAAGGGAAAAGAGCCATCAAGTTCTTCAACTTGATGCTGGAAAAGAACATTCCACCAAATGATGTTACTTTCATAAGTGTTCTCCGTGCCTGTAGTCACACAGGTTTGGTTGATGAGGGCCGACGTTTATTTGTCAGTATGAGTAGGGATTTTGGAATTGAACCAAGAATCGAACACTATGGGTGCATGGTTGATATCCTTGGTCGAGCAGGGCTGATAGAAGAGGCATACCAGTTTATAGAGGACATGCCCATTAAACCCAATGCTATTATATGGAGAACATTGCTGGCTTCATGCAGGGTTCACAAAAATATCGAAATTGGGGAAGAATCACTGAAAAATGTGGTCAGGTTAGAACCTGCACATAGCGGCGATTACATTCTTCTATCAAATATTTATGCATCTGTGGGTAGGTGGGAGGATGCCTCAAGAGTCAGAACTCagatgagagagaaagggatCGAGAAGATTCCAGGTTGTAGCGTGATTGAATTAGATGGAGTCGTTCATGAGTTCTTCGCTGAAGACAATGTCCATCCCGACTCGGAAGAGGTGTATTATGCAACTGAAAACATGATGAAAGAGATCAAGTTGGCTGGATATGTGCCCAACACATCAGAGGCAAGACTGGATGCAGAGGAAGATGACAAAGAAACTTCAGTGTCTCACCACAGTGAGAAGTTAGCCATTGCCTTTGGGCTTATAAGGACTTGTCCGGGTACTACAATAAGAATATCAAAGAACCTTAGAATATGTTGTGATTGTCACAATGCAACGAAGATGGCATCAAAAGTTTTCAGCAGAGAAATTGTTGTTAGGGATAGAAACCGCTTCCACCACTTCAAGGACGGGTCATGTTCGTGTAATGACTACTGGTGA